Within Vicinamibacteria bacterium, the genomic segment GAACGGCGCCGAGCAGCTCCTCGGCCGCGGCGACATGCTGTTGCTGCCGCCCGGCTCGGCTCGACTCATCCGGCTCCACGGCCCGTTCGTCTCCGAAGCCGAGGTCGGCCGTCTCGTCGCCTTCTGGCGGCGGGAGGGTAAACCCGACTACAATGAATCGATCCTACAGGCCCAGGAGCAGACGGAGATCGGAGCCTTCGACAAGGACGAGCTCTTCGATCAGGCGGCCCGGCTCGTGGTCGAGACGCGTGTGGCGTCGGTCTCGCACTTGCAGCGCCGGCTGCGGCTCGGCTACAGCCGGGCGGCGCGCATCGTAGACATGCTCGAGGCCGACGGGATCGTGGGCCCCAACGAGGGCTCGAGCCGCCGCGAGGTGCTCGTGCCCAAGGACTACTTCGATGAGGTGGATCGGCAGCTCCGCTAAGGTACGCACTCACCTTCTGGGCTCCTTCGCCCGCGCACGGTGGGACCGAGCCTTTCGCCGATCGGCCTGCGCGGCCGCCGTAATTGCCGTGCTGTCGTCATCAGAGTTGGCCGCCCAGGGGTCGGCGAAAGCCCTGTACGTGGCCGCGCAGAACGCCGAGCAACGTCTGCACCGATCCCAGGAGCTCCTCGCCGCCAAGTCCGAGTGGGTACGGGTGGCGAAGCTCTATCGCAAAGTCGTCGCTACGCATCCGCAGAGCGGGTACTGCGACGACGCGCTCTACTTCGAAGCCGAGCTCTACCGCGAGATCGATCGCCGCTTCGGAGCCGACGGCGATGCGGTCGAGCGAGCCCTTGACTCCTATCTCCTGCTCGCGAATGGCTATCCCTCGAGCAAGTGGGCGAGGAAAGCCCGGCTGACCCGCGGCAAGGTCTATCTGGAGCGGCTTTCCGATCGAAAAAACGCCAGCATCGAGCTGCGCAAGGTCACCTCCCTCTGGCCGCAGAGCGCCGAGGGCCTGGAGGCACAACGACTCCTCGACTCGATGACGCGCCTAAAGCGGGCGGCTCGAGAGTCCGAGGAGCTTCCTCCCGGCGTCGTCGCCGTCAAGAACGTACGCCACTGGACGAGCAAGGAGAAGGAGTACACGCGCATCGTCATCGATCTGGATGATGAGGTGACCTTCGCGGAAGGTCGGGTCGAGGATCCCGACCGCATCTTCTTCGACCTCCGAGGGACGCGGCTGGCGAAGGACCTGGCGGCGCGCAAGTTTCTCATCGAGGACGGATTTCTTCGGCAGATCCGGGTAGGCCAGAACCGGCCGGACGTGGTTCGCGTCGTTCTCGATTTCGACAGCATCAGCGAATACAAGGTCTTCTGGCTTCCCGACCCCTATCGGCTGGTCGTCGATATCCTGGGAACCGAGCCAACGGCGAAAGCGCCTTCGGCGTCGGTCGCCGACAACGCCCCCGGGGCGACGGCTTCTTCACCTGAGGCCGGCCCGGCGGCCGCGTCGGGAACGAATCTGAGACTACCTCCCTCGCCGACGCGCGACGGTTCCTTGTCGGTCTCCCGTCAGCTTGCCCTTCACGCGAACCGCGTGGTGATCGACCCCGGACACGGCGGGCACGACCCGGGGACGTCGAGAGGGGGTCTCGTGGAAAAGGACGTCGTGCTGGACATCTCGAGGCGCGTCGCCAAGCTGCTCGAGGACGACTTCGACGTCCTGATGACCCGGGATTCGGACATTTTCATCCCGCTCGAAGAGCGCACCGCGATCGCCAATACCAAGGGCGGCGACTTGTTCGTGTCGATCCACCTCAACGCCGCGAGAAGCGCGCGACCGGGCGGCACCGAGACCTATTACCTCAACCTCGCCACGACTCCGGACGCCGCCGAGGTCGCCGCCCGGGAAAACGCCGTCACCACCCGCCGGCTGGGGGAGCTCCAGAGCCTTCTTCAGAAAGTCATGAACAACAGCCGGATTCTGGAATCGCGCGACTTCGCCACTCACGTTCAAGACACCCTGGCCGAACAGCTCTACACTTCGAAGAAGGATTCCAGAAACCGGGGAGTCAAGACCGCTCCCTTCTACGTGCTCCTGGGGGCGCAAATCCCTTCGATCCTCGTCGAGGTCGCCTATGTGACCAACGCCAACGACGCCTCCTCGCTCAACAAGGTGGCTTTCCGCCAGAAAGTCGCGGAATCGATCGCGGCGGGGATTCGGAGCTACCACAGAAATCTCGCACCGACGATGCGGATCGAAACGGCGGCGGCTCACGCCGGGTCGACCTCGCCATACTAGAGTACTCAGCGGTTGGCACGCTTTTGACTCCGCGGCTACAATCACTTCATGTGGATCGAGGTCCTGCTCGCGTTTCAGACGGCGCAACCCGAGATCAAATTCTTCAATCTCAAGGATCCGAATCCGGAGCCCAGCCTCGCGTGGTTCATCCTGAACGCGTTCTTCTTCGTCGGGGTCGTCCTGCTGGTCACGATCGCCGTCGGGTTCGCCTTCGGAAGCTTTCGCTATTGGCTCTTGTCGAAATTCCCCAATAACCGATTCAATGGGGCCCCGGCCGATGACCCCGTCGCGAACTTTCGCCTGACCGACGACTAACGAGTACTAACCCCGGATCCGGATTCGGGCGCGGACGCCGGTACCGTCGGCCCGGCGCGCGATGACAAAATCGCCGTGTTCCGCGCCGGGGGGTATGTCGAAGGCGACGCGCTCGTAGACGCGAAGCCACCCGTGACCGCGGCAGCTCGAGCACCATCCGAAGTAGTCGAGCCCGCTGCCGGCGCAGCGAGGACACGGGGTATCGCGCCGGTCTTCGATCACCGCTCTCCCGCCGCTGAGCGCTTCGGTCGGGCTCATGATGATATCGAGCTGCACGTCGGCGGGCGGCGGCGTGAAGATCTCCCTGAAGCCTCCGAGAGGCGACAGCGGCTCCACGAAACCGCCCATCCACGAAGCCGGGAAACGGCCGGCGCGCTCCCGGTCGTACTCACGGCGGCGGTCGGGGTTCGATAGCGTCTCGTAAGCCTCCCGCACGCGACGGAACCGCTCCGGGTCGCCCGTCTCACCGCGGTCCGGATGACACTGCTTCACCCGTTGGCGGTAGGCGGATTTGATCTCTTCGTCGCTCGCGTCATGAGTGACTCCCAGAAGGGCGTAGAAGTCGTGTCCACTCACGAAGGACCTCGTCTCTGGGAAGAATCGAGGGCCGCATCTTCCCAGACGGACAGCGACCGCGACAACGCGTCCGAGAGCCGCTGGACGAGAGGCCAGGTCTCGAAGCCAATCGCCTTCTCGACGTCGTTCCGGATTTCCGCAGCCTCTTCGAGGCGCAGGCTCACCGAAGGGAAACCAGCGCGGTAAGCAAAGAAATTGAGGACCAGGTGTGCGACGCGGAAATTCCCATGTTCGAACGGCGCGATCTCGAGAAAGCGCGCGAAGAACAGCGCCATCCGTTCCGCGGGGAACATCGACCGTGCGCTCTCGGCACCGAGCCATTCCACCAGATTGGATATTCTGGCAGGAACGAAGCGCGCCGGACAGGAGCGAGCGCCGAACTGTGGTGGGCTATCCATGGTGCGAAACTTCCCGTCCCCGCTGGGCAGAGCCAGACGATGGACGTCCTTCATGACCGAGGCGGTGGGATCCTCGTCCGCCATCGCCGCGCGCTCGATCCGGTCGAGCGCATCGACCACGCCTCGAACCAGGGGGCCCTCGCCGGCGGCCACGTTCTCGAAGGACAGCGGGGCACCCGTCAATCGAAGGGTTTCGTAGACGCAGTTCTCCTTCAGCTTGCGGAAAACGGAGGGCCGCGAGGCGTCGCCCGTTTCCATCAGCCGTTTCCGTCGGCGCTCGAGCTGGTAGCCGGGTGCCTCCCTCTCTCCAGGGGCGGGATATAGCGGTAGTTCTGGCATTGTCGAGCTGATGCCCAAAATTGTAGCGCATCGGCTCGAATCGCCTCCGATCAAGAGTGTTCAGTGCCGTGGCGGGACCCGTGAACGATCGTGCCGCCACGGCTCGGCTGTTTACGGCGCGGCAATTATTCGCACTGCGTGCTCACATCTGATTCCCTCGAAGCAGCCCCATGCGGACGATTGCGCGGGCTCGCTCCGCTCGCGCAGGCTGGACTGTACTTTTTCATCAGCCTGCGAGAGCCTGAGTGCTCCCGCGGCGTCGCGCGGAACAGGCCTGGGGATGGCTAAGCCGAAAGGCTCCGGCTCACGCGCGCTCCTCCGCGGTCGATGTGCTGTCCGACCCGCTCGAGCACGTGGAGCATCTCCATCTGGAGCCGCGGATCACGCGAGATCCGTCGAAATGCTTTGATGAGTCGCTGCTCTTTGGGACCCAGTGAGCCCTCATCGGGTGCGGGCTCGACGGCGCCCACGAAATAGCCGACGGGAACTTCGAGGGCCCGGGCGATCTTCAGCAACCACTCGAGTGAGATTCTGCGGCGTCCGAGCTCGAAATTAGTCAGAGCACCCTGCGAGATACCGATCCGACGAGCGAGATCCTTTTGCTTGATCCCCTGTTCCAATCGGACCTTGCGGATTCGCTGTCCGACCTTCTTGAACACGACTCCCCCCTTGGCACGCGTCTTTCAACGGTTGGGGAGATGTTGGAGGGCCAGCAGAATTTTCCAACGAAAACGCCGGGATGTCAAGAGGAAAACCGACCGGAAAGTCGCCGTCAGTCGAAGATGTGGTGCAAGAGCTCGGCGAAACGCTTCAAGACCTTCAATCGCGCTCCATCGCGAGCCCGAACCTCCTCGTGCTCGAAGCTCCAGGTGTTGGGGTGAGGGATGTAGACGGCGCCGAGTCCCACCTGAAGCGCCGGATTCACGTCCGACCGTGGGCTGTTCCCTACCATCCAGCTCCGGAAACGATCGATGGCGTGCTTCTCGATGAGCCTTTCGTAGTCCGCCGGGGCTTTCTCGCGAGTGAACTCGGCCTCGTGGAAGAACGCTCGGGCTCCGCTTCGGGAGACCTTGGCCTCCTGCTCGTCGGGGTCCCCCTTGGTGAAGAGGATCAGCCGATGCCGCTCTTTCAGTATCGGAAGGGTGCGCATGACCCCGGGCAAGAACTGGATGGGCATCCTCCTCACTTCCGCTCCCAGGGCGAGGATGCGCTCGCGATCCTCTGCGGATGCCGAGCGTCCGGTGACTTCCTCGAGAGCGTCCATCATCGAGCGCGTGAACCCGCGCGTGCCATAACCGTGTACCGGGACATTGCGGCGCTCGATACGCATCAACAATTCCTTCGCGGTCTCGCGCTCCCCGCCCCGCTCCACGACCAGATCCAGAAACCGTTCTCCCGCTTCCTCGAAATGGATATTGTTCTCCCAGAGGGTATCGTCGGCGTCGATGATCAACGTGTTGCGACCAATCACGGTTTCCTCCCCGAGTGGCGAGTTTCGAGCACGCCGGCCACGTCTTCCGGCGTCACGCCGACGGCTTGCCAGAGGACGAGAAGATGGTACAGGAGATCGGCGGACTCCTCGGCCAATGCGTCTCGGCTCGTCTTGGCTGCCGCGATCACGACCTCGGTGGCCTCCTCACCCACCTTCTGCGCCACGCGCTCGACACCCGATTCCAAGAGCTTCGCCGTGTACGAGCCTTCGGGGCGCGATCGGGCGCGATCGCGAATCGTCCGGACGAGTCTTCCGACCAGATCGCCGAGAGAGGACGAGGTGCGAGCGGAGCCATCGATCCGTTCGAAGAAACAGCTCCTCGCGCCCGTGTGACAGGTCGGTCCCAGAGGCACGGCTCGAACGAGCAAGCAGTCGAGATCGCAGTCGACGAGGATTTCCCGAGCACGCAGGACGTTTCCCGACGTCTCGCCCTTTCGCCAGATCCTACCGCGGCTTCGCGACCAGAAATGAACTTCCCCGGTCTCGAGCGTCTTCGCCAGGCTGTCGGCGCTCATGTAGCCGAGCATGAGAACGGCATCTCCATCCGCGTCCTGAACGATGGCGGGAATCAGCCCGCTTTCGTCGAAGCTCAGCGAACGCATATCCCCTCCCGCCGGAGGTACTCTTTCACCTCGGACATTCGATAGACGCCGAAATGAAATATCGAAGCGGCGAGAACGGCGCTGGCATTGGCTCTCGTCAGGGCGTCCGCCATGTGCTCCAGCTTCCCGCAGCCGCCCGAAGCAATGACAGGAATCCTCACGGCTTCGGCGACTCGTCTCGTAAGTTCGATATCGTAACCCAGCTCGGTGCCGTCGCGATCCATGCTGGTCAGCAGGATCTCACCCGCGCCCAGACGCTCGGCTCTCCGCGCCCAGTCGACGGCGTCGAGCCCCGTCGGAGCGCGTCCGCCCTCGACGAATACTTCGAATCCCCCCCCGGAGTTGCGTTTCGCATCGATGGCCAGTACTACGCACTGCCGTCCGAAGCGGCTCGCTCCCGCGGAGAGAAGCTCCGGGCTTCGCACCG encodes:
- a CDS encoding DNA translocase FtsK, with amino-acid sequence NGAEQLLGRGDMLLLPPGSARLIRLHGPFVSEAEVGRLVAFWRREGKPDYNESILQAQEQTEIGAFDKDELFDQAARLVVETRVASVSHLQRRLRLGYSRAARIVDMLEADGIVGPNEGSSRREVLVPKDYFDEVDRQLR
- a CDS encoding N-acetylmuramoyl-L-alanine amidase codes for the protein MRWIGSSAKVRTHLLGSFARARWDRAFRRSACAAAVIAVLSSSELAAQGSAKALYVAAQNAEQRLHRSQELLAAKSEWVRVAKLYRKVVATHPQSGYCDDALYFEAELYREIDRRFGADGDAVERALDSYLLLANGYPSSKWARKARLTRGKVYLERLSDRKNASIELRKVTSLWPQSAEGLEAQRLLDSMTRLKRAARESEELPPGVVAVKNVRHWTSKEKEYTRIVIDLDDEVTFAEGRVEDPDRIFFDLRGTRLAKDLAARKFLIEDGFLRQIRVGQNRPDVVRVVLDFDSISEYKVFWLPDPYRLVVDILGTEPTAKAPSASVADNAPGATASSPEAGPAAASGTNLRLPPSPTRDGSLSVSRQLALHANRVVIDPGHGGHDPGTSRGGLVEKDVVLDISRRVAKLLEDDFDVLMTRDSDIFIPLEERTAIANTKGGDLFVSIHLNAARSARPGGTETYYLNLATTPDAAEVAARENAVTTRRLGELQSLLQKVMNNSRILESRDFATHVQDTLAEQLYTSKKDSRNRGVKTAPFYVLLGAQIPSILVEVAYVTNANDASSLNKVAFRQKVAESIAAGIRSYHRNLAPTMRIETAAAHAGSTSPY
- a CDS encoding DnaJ domain-containing protein; its protein translation is MSGHDFYALLGVTHDASDEEIKSAYRQRVKQCHPDRGETGDPERFRRVREAYETLSNPDRRREYDRERAGRFPASWMGGFVEPLSPLGGFREIFTPPPADVQLDIIMSPTEALSGGRAVIEDRRDTPCPRCAGSGLDYFGWCSSCRGHGWLRVYERVAFDIPPGAEHGDFVIARRADGTGVRARIRIRG
- a CDS encoding Fic family protein, which gives rise to METGDASRPSVFRKLKENCVYETLRLTGAPLSFENVAAGEGPLVRGVVDALDRIERAAMADEDPTASVMKDVHRLALPSGDGKFRTMDSPPQFGARSCPARFVPARISNLVEWLGAESARSMFPAERMALFFARFLEIAPFEHGNFRVAHLVLNFFAYRAGFPSVSLRLEEAAEIRNDVEKAIGFETWPLVQRLSDALSRSLSVWEDAALDSSQRRGPS
- a CDS encoding helix-turn-helix transcriptional regulator, with product MFKKVGQRIRKVRLEQGIKQKDLARRIGISQGALTNFELGRRRISLEWLLKIARALEVPVGYFVGAVEPAPDEGSLGPKEQRLIKAFRRISRDPRLQMEMLHVLERVGQHIDRGGARVSRSLSA
- a CDS encoding HAD family hydrolase, coding for MIGRNTLIIDADDTLWENNIHFEEAGERFLDLVVERGGERETAKELLMRIERRNVPVHGYGTRGFTRSMMDALEEVTGRSASAEDRERILALGAEVRRMPIQFLPGVMRTLPILKERHRLILFTKGDPDEQEAKVSRSGARAFFHEAEFTREKAPADYERLIEKHAIDRFRSWMVGNSPRSDVNPALQVGLGAVYIPHPNTWSFEHEEVRARDGARLKVLKRFAELLHHIFD
- the hisIE gene encoding bifunctional phosphoribosyl-AMP cyclohydrolase/phosphoribosyl-ATP diphosphatase HisIE, whose product is MRSLSFDESGLIPAIVQDADGDAVLMLGYMSADSLAKTLETGEVHFWSRSRGRIWRKGETSGNVLRAREILVDCDLDCLLVRAVPLGPTCHTGARSCFFERIDGSARTSSSLGDLVGRLVRTIRDRARSRPEGSYTAKLLESGVERVAQKVGEEATEVVIAAAKTSRDALAEESADLLYHLLVLWQAVGVTPEDVAGVLETRHSGRKP
- the hisF gene encoding imidazole glycerol phosphate synthase subunit HisF: MLAKRIIPCLDVDRGRVVKGVRFVGIVDAGDPVEAAELYDAEGADELVFLDITASHEARDIQRTMVERVAERLTIPFTVGGGIRSPDDMRDMLLAGADKVTVNTAAVRSPELLSAGASRFGRQCVVLAIDAKRNSGGGFEVFVEGGRAPTGLDAVDWARRAERLGAGEILLTSMDRDGTELGYDIELTRRVAEAVRIPVIASGGCGKLEHMADALTRANASAVLAASIFHFGVYRMSEVKEYLRREGICVR